Below is a genomic region from candidate division KSB1 bacterium.
CACCACCGCGTCGATATGGAGGGCGGCAAAGAGTTCCTGTTCGTTAGAACAGCCGAGGTGGCGCATGAGGTTCTGGGTCACCTCAGGTGTGGCCCAGTAGTCCATGGGCACACGGTCAGGCTTTTCCCTCCTCAGCACCGCAAGCCACCGCTCGCGCGGCGTCATCGTCTCTTTACGCACCCTTTTCCTCACTGGCTCCTTGCACGGCGGCCGAATACACGAAAGCCGCCGGCCACCGCCGACGGCCATCCAGCCCAGCGACCCTTTGCAACCCGAGGCTACTCCTCCATAATCTCCGCTTCCTTCTTCTCCAGGAGCTGATCGATCTCCTTGATGGTCTCGTCGGTGAGCTCCTGCACCTTCTCTTGGTAGCGGCGGGAGTCGTCTTCGGAAATCTCGTGGTCCTTCTCTGCCTGCTTCAGCTTGTCATTGGCGTCGCGGCGCACATTGCGCGCGGCGATGCGCCCTTCCTCGGCGATCTTCTTGCAGACCTTGACCAGCTCTTTGCGCCGCTCCTCGGTGAGCTCAGGAATGGGCAGGCGAATAAGATGCCCGTCATTGATGGGGTTCAGCCCCAAGTCAGCCTTCAGGATGGCCTTCTCGATGGCCCCAATCACTGAACGGTCCCAGGGCTGGATGGTAATCAGCCGTGGTTCCGGCACGCCAATGTTGGCCACCTGTTTGATGGGGACCTGGGCCCCGTAATACTCCACCCGCACCGCATCCAGCAGCGCTGCGGAAGCCTTGCCGGTGCGGATCTTTGCCAACTCGGCGCCGATATTCTCCACCGTGGCGCGCATGCGCCGCTTGGCATCTTGCAGGATCATCTCGGGTTTGTCAGCCATGGCTCTCACCACTCACTTTCGTTCCAACCTTCTCACCCAAAACAACCCGCAACAGATTCCCAGGCTTATTGAGGTTGAATACGATTATGGGCAGCTTGTTGTCCATGCACAGCGTGACCGCCGTGGCGTCCATTACCTTCAGCCCTCGGCGCACCACGTCCATGTAGGAGATGGAATCAAACATCGTGGCGTCATGGTGTATCATCGGATCGGCGTCGTACACGCCATCCACCTTCGTGGCCTTGAGAATAACTTCAGCCTCGATCTCCACGGCGCGGAGGGCTGCGGTTGTATCCGTGGTGAAAAAGGGGCTCCCGGTACCAGCGGCAAAGATCACCACCCTCCCCTTTTCCAGGTGGCGGATCGCCCTACGGCGAATAAACGGCTCGGCCACCGCCTCCATTCTTATGGCGGTGAGCACCCGCGTGGGCACCCCTTTCCGCTCCAGATAGTCCTGCAGAGCCAGGGCGTTGATCACCGTGGCCAGCATGCCCATGTAGTCGGCGGTTACCCGATCCATGCCGCGCGCGCTGGCGGAAAGGCCACGAAAGATGTTGCCCCCACCGACAACAAGCCCAATCTGCACCCCGTGCTCCCGCACGGTCTTGATCTCATCAGCCACCGCGCTCACCACCGCAGGGTCGATGCCCAAGCCCTGCTGCCCCATCAAGGCCTCACCACTCAGCTTGACCAAGATGCGTTTATACGCCGGCTCCTGCACGTTTCATTCCCTTGCTGTGCCGCTTACAAAAAACCGCTGGCGTCACGTCACCAGCGGTATTGCGTCTACTCACCGAGCTGAAACCGCACAAAGCGCCTAATGACAATGTTCTCGCCCAGCTTGGCGATGTATTCTGTCACCAGGTCATTCACCGTTTTGTTCGGATCCTTGATGAAGCTTTGCTCTAACAGGCAAACTTCCTGATAGAACTTTTCAAGCTTTCCCTGGGCGATGCGCTCAACCACCTGCTCCGGCTTACGTTCGTTGCGGGCCTGGGTGCGATAGATTTCCAGCTCCTTGTCAATCACCTCGGCGGGAAGATCCTCGCGGCGCACAACCCTGGGGTTGGCGGCCGCTACCTGCATCGCCAAGTCGCGGGCCAAAGTCTTGAACTGGTCGGTTTTGGCCACAAAGTCGGTCTCGCAATTGAGCTCCAACATCACCCCCAGGCGGCTGCCCGGGTGAATGTATGCCTCGATGACTCCTTCGCGTGCCTCGCGTCCCGCCTTCTTCTGGGCGGTGGCAACCCCCTTCTTGCGCAATACCTCTATCGCCTTATCCACGTCGCCCTGTGTCTCCTCCAGGGCCTTCTTGCAGTCCATAAAGCCGGCGCCGGTCTTTTCGCGCAACGCCTTTACCTGCGCAGCCGGTACGTCCATATTCCCACTCCTTCTCCGTACTACTCTTTGCTCAGCTCTTCCCAATCCGCTACGTCTGGTGCCTCGTTTTCCTCAGGCTGTGCGGGCTCACTGGGGACAGCCTCCTCTTCCGGGCCTGGTGGTACCAGTGCCGCGCCCTCCTGTGCCTCGACGATCGCATCGGCAATCGCCCGGGTGATCAGGCTGATGGACTTGAAGGCGTCGTCGTTGGCCGGTATGGGAAAGTCGATGGGGTCAGGGTCCGAGTTGGTGTCCACAATGGCAATCACGGGGATATTGAGGCGATTGGCCTCGGACACGGCAATGGCCTCTTTCTTGGTGTCCACCACGAACAACGCCCCAGGGAGGCGATTCATGTCGGCAATGCCGCCAATAGCGCGCAACAGCTTCTCGCGCTCCCGCTCAAGGGCCAGGATCTCCTTCTTGGACAGACGGTCGTAGGTCCCATCGGTGACCATCTTCTCCAAGGTCTTGAGTCGCTTGGCGCTCTTCTTGATGGTGACGAAATTGGTCAGCGTGCCGCCCAGCCAGCGCTCCGTGACGTAGAACTGACCGCAGCGTTCTGCCTCGGCCCGTACGATGTCTTTGGCCTGCTTTTTTGTGCCCACAAAGAGCACCTTTTCGCCGCTGCGCACGATGCGTGCTACCTCCTCGCAGGCGCGCTTCAGACAGGCCTCAGTCTTTTTCAGATCAATGATGTGAATGCCGTTGCGCTCCATGAAGATGAACTTTTTCATCTTCGGGTTCCAACGGCGCGTGAGATGGCCGAAATGACATCCGGCCACCAGCAGCTCTTGCAAGCCTACTTGTGCCATACTGCTCACCTCGTGTTAGGGGTTCAGCCTCCACCTCTCCTGGTGCCCCTAAGAACCGCCACGAGGCGGCACCCCTCGGGGCAGAGAGGTGTGTGTGATCCGCGCGGAATAGGATTACCGCTTGGAGAACTGGAAGCGCTTGCGGGCGCCGGGCTGCCCGTACTTCTTGCGTTCCACCATGCGCGGGTCGCGCGTGAGGAAACCCTGGCTGCGCAGGGTCGGCCGCAGCGACTCGTCCGCCTTGGCCAGCGCGCGCGAGATGCCCAGGCGCACGGCCCCAGCCTGCCCTGACAAACCACCGCCATCCACGCGCGCGATAATGTCAAACTTGCCCAGCGTGTTGGTGATTTGCAGCGGCTGCTCGATGATCATCTTCAAGGTTTCGCGCTTGAAGTAGTCGGGCAATGGCCTACCATTGACCACCATTTCGCCCTTACCGGGCATCAGGCGCACCCGCGCCACCGCATCCTTCCGCCGTCCTACCGCTTGAAAACATACACTCTTCGTTACCATGCTCTCTCGATACTCCCAATGCAATGCAAAAGAGCCCTCATGTAGCCATCACCACTCAGACACGCGCCACCTACGCCTGGCAGCTGCGCAGGGGCCGTGCGCTGGATGCGCTTGCTACGAGCAAGACCGGCATAAGTACCGGCCTCCATGACCTCACGCCATGCCCCTGTTCCGCACCCGGCCTCATCCAACCGCCTCCAATGGCAGAGGCTCGAACAGAAATCAGATCACTCGACCGCCAGCGGCTCCGGCTGCTGGGCCTGGTGAGGGTGCTCCGCCCCAGGGTAGATCTTTGCCTTCTTCAGCAGCTTGCGGCCGAGACTGCTGTGCGGCAACATCCGGCGCACCGCTCTTCCCACCATCCCAGCAATACATACGTACACCACCTTCACCCCGTCCTGGAGCCCTGGCCCCAGACGTCTGGAAGGATCAGAAGAGCCGTAAGGACCTTAAAGTAGTGCGACAAGAACCACCCACCCTGCCGCAATTCCTCAGCAGCTGTCATCGCCTGCGGCGACTGTTAATCCTGATCCTCCAAAACCTTCACGACCTGCTGCTTGACCTGCGGCAGCCGCTGCGTTATCGCTTGCCAAACGAGGCGTTGGTCTACGCCAAAGTAAAAGTGAATCAACTTATCTCTCATCCCCGCCATTTCTTTCCATGGCACCTGGGGATATCTCTGCCGTATGTCATCAGGGATCTGCTTGGCTGCTTCCCCGATGACCTCGAGTTTTCGCACGACGGCGCTCGCGGTCTTGTCATCCACCGTGAAAGCATCAAGGCTCATTCCTGCTATGAAACTCGATGCTCTCGATTGCCGCCACGATATCTTTCAAGTACAGCCTATAGTCTCTCATACGGTGACGGCTTCCCGCAGAACCGTCTCCCTGAGTTCAGCTCGCAAGGCTCGCTT
It encodes:
- the frr gene encoding ribosome recycling factor, which produces MADKPEMILQDAKRRMRATVENIGAELAKIRTGKASAALLDAVRVEYYGAQVPIKQVANIGVPEPRLITIQPWDRSVIGAIEKAILKADLGLNPINDGHLIRLPIPELTEERRKELVKVCKKIAEEGRIAARNVRRDANDKLKQAEKDHEISEDDSRRYQEKVQELTDETIKEIDQLLEKKEAEIMEE
- the pyrH gene encoding UMP kinase; this encodes MQEPAYKRILVKLSGEALMGQQGLGIDPAVVSAVADEIKTVREHGVQIGLVVGGGNIFRGLSASARGMDRVTADYMGMLATVINALALQDYLERKGVPTRVLTAIRMEAVAEPFIRRRAIRHLEKGRVVIFAAGTGSPFFTTDTTAALRAVEIEAEVILKATKVDGVYDADPMIHHDATMFDSISYMDVVRRGLKVMDATAVTLCMDNKLPIIVFNLNKPGNLLRVVLGEKVGTKVSGESHG
- the tsf gene encoding translation elongation factor Ts, producing MDVPAAQVKALREKTGAGFMDCKKALEETQGDVDKAIEVLRKKGVATAQKKAGREAREGVIEAYIHPGSRLGVMLELNCETDFVAKTDQFKTLARDLAMQVAAANPRVVRREDLPAEVIDKELEIYRTQARNERKPEQVVERIAQGKLEKFYQEVCLLEQSFIKDPNKTVNDLVTEYIAKLGENIVIRRFVRFQLGE
- the rpsB gene encoding 30S ribosomal protein S2; translated protein: MAQVGLQELLVAGCHFGHLTRRWNPKMKKFIFMERNGIHIIDLKKTEACLKRACEEVARIVRSGEKVLFVGTKKQAKDIVRAEAERCGQFYVTERWLGGTLTNFVTIKKSAKRLKTLEKMVTDGTYDRLSKKEILALEREREKLLRAIGGIADMNRLPGALFVVDTKKEAIAVSEANRLNIPVIAIVDTNSDPDPIDFPIPANDDAFKSISLITRAIADAIVEAQEGAALVPPGPEEEAVPSEPAQPEENEAPDVADWEELSKE
- the rpsI gene encoding 30S ribosomal protein S9, which encodes MVTKSVCFQAVGRRKDAVARVRLMPGKGEMVVNGRPLPDYFKRETLKMIIEQPLQITNTLGKFDIIARVDGGGLSGQAGAVRLGISRALAKADESLRPTLRSQGFLTRDPRMVERKKYGQPGARKRFQFSKR